One Gloeothece verrucosa PCC 7822 DNA window includes the following coding sequences:
- a CDS encoding Uma2 family endonuclease → MTPTSTLSQTQKPEIEWEKLPPDFPLPDDPVDNILQPLLAAILREILELAGLISAEMLIATNFGLCAKVDGKTVVKAPDWVYVRKVNQGNENKRSYTPHLEGEVPLMVMEFLSDTDGGEYSVNPNYPYGKWYFYEKILEVPFYIIFEPESGRLEVYRLISGHYEKQSPDELGYYWISEMGLYLGVWQGTKTQISGNWLRWWDSDQNMLPLGTEGIEQERQRTETERQRAQQIQTQFEQEQQRTTRMAEYLRSLGVDPDNL, encoded by the coding sequence ATGACACCAACCTCAACCCTTTCCCAAACTCAAAAACCTGAAATTGAATGGGAGAAGCTGCCCCCAGACTTTCCCCTACCTGATGATCCTGTGGACAATATCTTGCAACCCTTACTCGCCGCCATATTAAGAGAAATCCTAGAACTGGCGGGACTCATTAGCGCAGAAATGCTGATCGCTACCAATTTTGGACTCTGTGCCAAAGTTGACGGGAAAACCGTAGTCAAAGCGCCTGACTGGGTTTATGTCCGTAAAGTTAACCAAGGTAATGAAAATAAAAGAAGTTACACCCCTCATTTAGAAGGGGAAGTTCCCCTGATGGTGATGGAATTTTTATCGGATACCGATGGGGGAGAATATTCAGTTAATCCTAATTATCCCTATGGAAAATGGTATTTTTATGAAAAAATCCTCGAAGTTCCCTTTTATATCATTTTTGAACCCGAAAGCGGACGGCTAGAAGTCTATCGACTTATATCAGGACACTATGAAAAACAATCACCTGATGAACTTGGCTATTATTGGATCTCGGAAATGGGATTATATCTAGGCGTTTGGCAAGGAACAAAAACCCAAATAAGCGGCAATTGGTTACGATGGTGGGACTCTGACCAAAATATGCTGCCTTTGGGCACAGAAGGCATTGAACAAGAACGCCAACGGACAGAAACTGAACGCCAACGGGCACAACAAATACAGACTCAGTTCGAACAAGAACAACAAAGAACGACTCGCATGGCAGAATATCTCCGTTCTCTAGGGGTTGATCCTGACAATTTATAG